A genomic segment from Spinacia oleracea cultivar Varoflay chromosome 3, BTI_SOV_V1, whole genome shotgun sequence encodes:
- the LOC130469699 gene encoding uncharacterized protein, producing MIFVRHHLHEGLKTEYLTVKDPQILWSNIKERYDHQKNVIFSNARYDWLHLRLHDFKSTQYQEKGFKKYSELICCLLVAEQNNELLLKNHEASPTGSTSFPEANVTSHNGKESKKKDHASSSGPGRGQWRGRGRGRGFGGYGRGRGGYYKSSHSHQKWDRKDGKCEKGKSDNVTSVCYLCGGKGHWSRVCRTPKQLVDLYQQSLKKKRKNAETNLVLEDGEGNFDSGDTTHLEVADFFTSPEGNN from the exons ATGATATTTGTTCGCCATCACCTCCACGAAGGGCTTAAAACTGAGTATCTGACAGTTAAAGATCCACAAATCCTTTGGAGTAATATAAAGGAAAGGTATGACCACCAGAAAAATGTGATATTTTCAAATGCTCGTTATGATTGGTTGCATTTAAGATTACATGATTTTAAATCC ACACAATatcaagaaaaaggttttaAGAAATATTCTGAATTGATATGTTGTCTTCTTGTGGCTGAACAAAATAATGAGTTGTTGCTGAAAAATCATGAAGCAAGCCCTACTGGCTCAACTTCATTCCCTGAAGCGAATGTGACTTCCCATAATGGAAAAGAATCAAAGAAAAAAGACCATGCTAGCAGCAGTGGTCCTGGTCGTGGCCAATGGCGAGGTCGTGGGCGTGGACGTGGTTTTGGTGGCTATGGTAGAGGTCGTGGAGGTTATTACAAGAGCTCACATTCCCACCAGAAGTGGGACCGAAAAGATGGTAAATGTGAGAAAGGAAAAAGTGACAATGTGACTAGCGTTTGTTATCTTTGTGGAGGAAAAGGTCATTGGTCACGTGTATGTCGCACACCAAAACAACTTGTTGACCTTTATCAGCAATCattgaagaaaaaaagaaagaatgcAGAGACTAATCTTGTATTAGAAGATGGAGAAGGTAATTTTGATTCTGGTGATACAACTCACTTAGAAGTTGCAGATTTCTTTACTTCCCCTGAAGGGAATAATTAA
- the LOC110803782 gene encoding protein FAR1-RELATED SEQUENCE 5-like, translating to MASFVNCALFLFFMASAEVDMLSHGSSSSVTQSVGIIINEPSSSSVGTPRVFTSLSPGGTREWIPSCSEELKPIVGMNFKDPEEGLSFCKAYATASGFTSRKSTTTRRKKTGVVAFQYVVCNKEGFKASRKPVVEALKDKSDKARSTRMRMLTRTGCGAQMCMKNINGSYVVTYFKEEHNHPLYTPGCAKFHKHGRKMSILHKKIIIDNSKVNIGPVKSFRIMKELTGSYDNVGASKQDFKNFQRDLKALIEGSDAQMFINNFQNKKLLWSAFFYDYELDEEDHLCRAFWADPICRKNYALFGDMVSFDTTFKTNKNVLFFMPYVLNVLFLCSKLFYFFPRYNMIFGPFTGVDHHKKCITFAAALISNEDIVAFEWVFKTFVKAMGGNAPLCLITDEDPATKVAFPKVFRSTEHRL from the exons ATGGCAAGTTTT gTTAATTGTgctctgtttttattttttatggctTCTGCTGAAGTTGATATGTTATCTCATGGTTCTAGTTCATCAGTTACTCAATCAG TTGGAATTATTATTAATGAACCATCAAGTTCTTCTGTTGGTACTCCTAGAGTGTTTACTTCATTGAGTCCTGGCGGTACTAGAGAATGGATTCCTTCTTGTTCCGAGGAGTTAAAACCTATTGTCGGAATGAATTTTAAAGATCCCGAGGAAGGTTTATCCTTTTGTAAAGCTTATGCTACTGCTTCAGGTTTCACTTCTAGAAAAAGTACTACTACAAGAAGGAAGAAGACTGGTGTAGTTGCGTTCCAGTATGTTGTATGCAATAAAGAAGGTTTTAAGGCGTCTCGTAAGCCTGTTGTGGAAGCTCTTAAAGATAAATCAGACAAGGCTCGTTCTACACGAATGCGAATGCTTACTCGTACTGGTTGTGGTGCTCAAATGTGTATGAAAAACATTAATGGATCATATGTTGTGACATACTTCAAAGAAGAACATAATCATCCTCTATACACTCCTGGTTGTGCTAAATTTCATAAGCATGGGAGGAAAATGAGTATTTTGCATAAGAAGATTATTATTGATAATTCAAAG GTTAACATTGGTCCAGTGAAGTCCTTTAGAATAATGAAGGAGTTAACTGGATCATATGACAATGTTGGTGCATCAAAGCAAGATTTCAAAAATTTTCAGAGAGATTTGAAGGCATTAATTGAAGGATCCGATGCACAAATGTTTATCAACAATTTTCAGAATAAAAAGTTATTATGGAGTGCGTTCTTTTATGATTATGAGTTAGATGAAGAAGATCATCTCTGTAGAGCATTTTGGGCAGATCCTATTTGTAGAAAGAATTATGCTCTTTTTGGAGATATGGTTTCATTTGATACTAcatttaaaacaaataagaatGTTCTATTCTTTATGCCTTATGTTCTAAACGTTTTGTTCTTATGTTCTAAACTGTTCTATTTTTTTCCTAGGTACAATATGATATTTGGGCCATTTACTGGAGTTGATCACCATAAAAAGTGTATTACCTTTGCTGCTGCCCTTATATCTAATGAGGATATAGTGGCTTTTGAGTGGGTTTTTAAAACATTTGTGAAGGCAATGGGAGGTAATGCGCCTCTCTGTTTGATTACTGATGAAGATCCTGCAACGAAAGTTGCCTTTCCCAAAGTGTTTCGGTCTACAGAGCATCGGCTTTGA